Sequence from the Burkholderia sp. GAS332 genome:
CCTGATCGCGAGCACAGAGCGCGTGAATGCGCGTCGAGGTAGACTTCAGTGCAAGCCAAACGGATGCCACGTAACGGTCCGCTGACGACGGTGAGGCTGGCATCCGTGCTGGATGGTTCGGTCCCACCGTTGCCGTGAGCATTGTTCAGGAGTAACCGACCATGACCCTGCCTAGCCAAGAAGACATCACGCGTCAAGCGATTGAAGGGTTCTATCGCGCCATCGAGCAGCGAGACGTCGCGTTGTTACGAACGGTCGTCACCCCCGATTGGGAATATATTCCGGAGCCTCCCGGGGCAGCGCCGGGACCCGACCAGATGATTGCAATATTCGCGAACATCGCCACAGCGCTGCCGGATATGAAAATCACCATTCTCGACGTGCTGACTCATGGAGACCGGGTGGGCGTTCGCGCGGAGATTAGTGGTACTCAAACCGGGGTGCTACTTGGCATTGCGGCAAGTTCCAAACACATCAGTTTCGCGATTCATTCTTTCCACCAGATGCGCGGAAGTTTGATTGAGAAGACGTGGCACCTCGAGGACTGGCTATCGGCGTTCCGACAAATTGGACAGTTACCCCCAACGCTTGAACGGCCTTGAATGACGCCCGGACGCAAAGGCGTGAGGGAAAACGTTCAGGCTAGTGATGCATGGCTGCAGCGACTAGAAGATGAAACGGCAGCACGAGGAGTGCCGTCCCGGCGACGCCGAGCACCCACAATCCAACAAACCATAGCAGGCCTCGGCCAAACGTCTTACGGGTATCGCGGCTTACGTCATGGCTGACTTGTGACATGGCATTCCTCACTATCTTTCGCCGATTGTTGGGTTCATTCTAGGCGATTGGATTGCCTGAATCTATCTAAAAGAAAACGAGCGAGGCGCGCCGAAGGATCAACCTTCAGCGCGCCTCGCTCCGCTTTAGATGCTTTGGCGTTCGGGATGTTTCATCCGCTCCAGACGCTTCAGAACCGGTGTTGAATCCCCGCCGTCACGCCCGTTTGCGTATCCGCCGCGCCGGTCAGATCACGCGACAGGCTGACCGCATTGTCATGCTTGGCCATCGCATAACCGCCCGCCATATACAGCACTGTCCGCTTCGACAGCGCGTACTGTGCGCGCAGCGAGAACAGCGTCGGATCGGCGTCGCTCGCGTCCTTGATGTCCTGATGGTAGACGGCGCCAAACAGCGAGAAGAACGGCGTCACGTCGTATTGACCGCCGAGCCAGTACATATCGCTGCGCAACGTCGGCGCGGCGGTGTGGAAGGTGCGCCGATAGTTGCGATACCCGGCCATCGCCTTCACCGTGCCGAAGTCGTAGCTCAAGCCTGCGTGAATGCCTTGAATGTAGTTGGTGGTATCCGCGGGCGTCACGCTGTCGTTGGCGCCGTTCTGCCGGTCGAACGTCGCGACGACGGCGAACGGACCGTTCTCGTAGCCCAGACCGACGTCGTACTTGGAGCTCGACTTCATGCTGCCCGGCACGTTGCCGAAACCGTACATGGCGCCGAGCTTGAAGCCGGAGAATGTGCCGTCATAGCGCACGGCGTTAGACGAACGCGAGAACAGACCGTCCTTGCGCCCCCCCGTCGCGGTGGATGACGTCGCCCACGAGTAGTTCGGCGCGTAACCCATCGGGTCGAACTGCAGCATGTAATCGTAGGTGGTCGTGAAATTGCGACCGAGCGTGATTTGCCCGAAGCGGTTTTTCAGGCCGATCGTGGCGCGGCGATCGAAGATCGCGCCGGTGCTGTCGTCGAACTGGCCGTTCGCGATGTTGATACCGCTCTCCAACTGGAAGATGGCCTTCAGTCCGCCGCCAAGGTCCTCGACACCACGCAGGCCCCAGCGCGACGTGTTCTTGCCGCCCGAGACGAGACGCGTGGCGCTGCCGTCCTTGCTCGCGTGATTCACGTATTCGATGCCTGCATCGACAATGCCGTACAAGGTCACGCTCGATTGCGCATGCGCCGTTGCTGCAAATCCGGCGAGGCCGGCGCACGTTATGCCAAGGGTTGCCTTTGTCATACTCCGCTTCATCAACAGTCTCCTGTAGTTGGTTTTTTTACTTCGGTGGGGGATACGGTGCTGCGCGGTCCATCGACGCGTGTCAGCTCGCCTGTGCGAAGGCCCAGCAGTCGTTGGCGGGAAATTCGATCCAGTGACGGCCGGCCGCGCGCGGCACGTGGCCGAAGGCACGCAGGCGCAGATCGCCGCAATGGAACAGGTATTCCCAGCGGTCGCCGAGGTACATCGACGTGATGAGCTCGGCCTGGAGGCGGTTGGCGCCCGGACCATCGGCGACCTGAACGCGCTCGAGGCGAATCACGGCCTGCGCGTTTTGCCCGGTGGTGAGCGCTTCGCGCGCCTGGGCTTGCAACTGCCAGCCGTCGCCGGCCAGCGTCACGCGTTCGCCGTCGACCGCGGCAACGCGCGCGTCGATCCGGTTATTGCTGCCCATGAATTCGGCGGTGTAAAGCGAGCGGGGCGCGCCATAGAGTTCGGCGGGCGTGCCTTCCTGTTCGATGCGGCCGTTGCGCAATAGCAGGATGCGGTCGGACATCGCCATCGCTTCGGTCTGGTCGTGCGTGACGCACAACGCGGACAGGCCCAGCGAAACGATCAGTTCGCGCAACCAGGCGCGCGCTTCCTCACGCAGCTTGGCGTCGAGATTCGACAGCGGTTCGTCGAGCAGAATCACGGGCGGGTTGTAGACCAGCGCCCGCGCGATCGCCACGCGCTGTTGCTGGCCGCCGGAAAGCTGATACGGGTAGCGCGCGGCGAGATGGCCGAGGCCGAGCTGGTCGAGCGCGGACTGTACGCGTTTCTTTTGCTCAGCGGCCGACACGCGCCGCAACTTCAATCCATAACCGACGTTGTCCGCCACGGTGCGATGCGGCCATAGCGCATACGACTGAAACACGAGGCCGAGCGAACGTTGCTCGACTGGCAGATCGACTTGGGCCGCGCCGTCGAAGAACACCTTGCCGTCGAGTTCGATACGGCCCGACGAAGGTTGCTCGAGTCCCGCGACGGCGCGCAGCAGCGTGGTCTTGCCGCTTCCCGATGCGCCCAGCAGGCACACCACTTCGCCGGGGTTCAGTTCGAACGACACGCCCTTAAGAATCGGGTTGTCGCCATAGCTGAGAAACAGGTTGTCGACCGAGAGCTTATCCATGCAATTTCACTCCGAAGCGCAGAGCGACGCCGAGTCCGACGCCGACCATCGCGATGTTGATGACAGAAAGCGCCGCGACCTGATCGACTGCGCCGGTCGCCCACAGCGACACCAGCAGCGCGCCAATCACTTCCGTGCCGGGCGAGAGGAGATAGACGGCGGTCGAGTATTCGCGCTCGAAGATCATGAAGATCAGAAGCCATGCCGCGAGCAGGCCGAAACGCACGAGCGGCAGCGTCACGTCGAGACTGACGCGTGCGCGGGTGGCGCCGACGCTGCGTCCTGCTTCTTCGAGTTCCGGCCCGACTTGCAGCAGCGCGCTTTGAATCAGGCGCATGCCGTACGCGAGCCACACGACCGTGTACGCGATCCAGATGCTCCACATGGAGTTCTTCAGTTCCTTCAGGCCCGGCACGAACAGAAAGATCCACAGGAACGCGAGACCGGCGAGCAGGCCGGGCACCGCGCGCGGCAGCAGCACGAGGTAGTCGAGCAGGCGCGTCGCCCAGTCGTTGCGGCGATGGCCGGCAAAGGCGACCAGCGAATAGAAACCCACGGCAAGTGCGCCACCGATCACGCCGATGCCGAGCGTGTTGAGAATCGCGCGGACCAGGTTGTCCTGTTCGAACAGTTCGGTGAAGTTGGCGAGCGTCAGCACTTCGGCCAGATTCACGCCTTCGCCCCAGTTGGTGACGAACGCGCGCAGCGTGATGCCGGAGAGCGGCACGAACACCGTCAGCAGCAGCCACAGCGCGACGATCGCCAGCGCAACCCAACGCCATGCGCCGAGCGGCAGCACGGTTTGACGTCCCGCTTTACCCTTGACCGTGACGAAGCGGTTTGCGCTCTTCAGCAAGCGCCGTTGTAGCAGCACGAGCGGGAACGTAATCGCGACGATGCACACGGCGACCGCGGCCATCAGGTGATACGAGGGCACGCCGAGCTTATTCGTGAGCTTGTACAGATACGTCGCCAGCACGAGGTGTCCTTCAGGGTCGCCAAGGACGAGCGGCAGGCCGAACACTTCGAAGCCGAGGAAGAACACCAGCACGCCGGCGAACAGCAACGCGGGCAGCGTCATCGGCAGGCTCACGTCGAGTGCGACACGGAACGGCCGCGCACCGGCGACGCGCGCCGCTTCTTCGACGTCCGAGCCGAGATTGCGCAGCGCCGCCGACGAATACAGGTACACGTGCGGCACATGCGTGAGTCCGACGATGATCGTGATCGCGAGAATCGAATACACGCTCCATGGCGCTTCGGCGGCGCCGAACAATGCTTTCCACCAGACCGAATAGAAGCCGACCGGTCCGGCCGCGACCACATAGCCGAAGGCGAGCACCATCGGCGAAACGAATACGGGGGTGAGCAGCAGCGGTTCGAGCCAACGGCGGCCGGGCAGGTCGGTGCGCACCATCAGGAACGCGAGAATGCCGCCGAGCGGGATCGAGATGAACAGCATCCCGCCCGCGATGATGAAAGAGTTCTTCAGCGCGGACCAGAAGTCGGGGTCGCTGAAAATGAATTCGAAACCGGCAAGACCGAGCGTGCGTTTGGCGTCGAAGAACGGCGCATTCAGCACGCTCTGGAACAGAATGAAACCGAGCGGCAGCGCCACCGCGACGCTCAGCACCGCGACGACGAGCCAGCGCAGCAGCCCCGCAAACGGCTGTAGCCCGCCGCGCGGCAGCGCGCCTATCGTGCCGCCGTCGGCCGCGCGGGGTGGTGCATCGCGGTGTCCGGTTGCGCTAGTGGAAAGCATGAGTGTCCCCCTGCAGCGTGAAAGCCGCATATCGACAGGTAGTGAAGGAAGGCGTGGCGTCCGCGCGTTTCAGCGCCGACGCCATCCAATCAGTCGAGGCTTAGCGCTTGATCGACTGTTGCCATTGCTTGAGGAATTCAAGCCGCTTGGACTGGTCGAGATAGACCAGCAGGCCGGCGCCGATCGGGATCGGCTTGAGTGAGTCGCCGAGCTGCTTCGTCAGACCGGCCATCGACGTTTCGCCGTCGACGTCAGCGCGAATCGAGAACAGGCTCGCCTGGTTCGCGAGCAAGGTTTGACCGCGTTGCGACAGCAGATAATCGACCCACAGCTTCGCGGCGTTCGGGCTTTGCGCTTTCTTCGAAATCGTCACGAGGCGGCTGACCACCAGGGTGTAGTCCTTCGGATAGACATAGCCGATCGACGGGTCTTTCTTCGCTTTGGTGAGCGCGTACGAACCGAGAATGTTGTAGCCGATCAGGTTTTCACCCGAAGAAATGCGCTCCATCATCGCGCCAGTACTCGATTGCAGCTTGGGACCAGTGGCGCCCATGGCTTTCACGAGGTCCCACGTCACTTGCGGATTGACGCGCACGTCTTGCGTCAGATAGTTGAAGCCGACGCCGGACTTTTCGATGTCGTACGTGGTGACTTTGCCCTTGAACTGATCCGGTTTGCTTTGCAGCAGCTTGATCAGATCGGCGCGGGTTTGCGGCACTTCGCCTGCGGGCAAGAGGCGCTTGTTGTAGACGATCGCAAGCGGCTCATACGTGGTGCCGTACGCCTGCTTCTGGTACTGCGCCCACTGCGGCAACTGCTTCGCTTCGGGCGATTCGTAGCTGGCCATCAGACCGTCGTTGACGAGTTTGATCTGCAAGTCCATCGCCGAGCTCCACAGCACGTCGGCGCTGGTGCTGCTGGCCGCGTTTTCGCTGATGTAGCGGTTGTACAGCTCGGTGCTGTTCATGTCGTTATATTCGATCTTGATGCCGTACAAGCTTTCAAAATCCTTGATGAGCGGACGTACGAGGGCGGTGTCCGTGACCGAGTACACGATCAGCTTGCCTTCCTTCTTTGCCCCGTCGACGGTGACCTGGTAGTCGCTGGGATAACCGGCAGGAAAGGCTGCCCATGCGGAGTTTGCGGCGAATGCAACGGCTGCGGCGAGATACTTCAAAGAGATGTGCACGTCTTCCTCCAGAAAACATTGTGTTTGTTTTGTGTAGGCGAATGTTAAGAGATGATAGCTTTCTGAATGCTTTCAGTTTTCGAAAGAAATGCGTCACAAGGGTCGAATTCGCCTCATGGATTTCCCTGGGATTCTGGTTATGCGCGTGCTGCTCGTCGAAGACAATCCAATCCTTTCCCGCTCGCTAACCGGTGCGTTGACCAGCGCGAAACTCACCGTCGATTGCATGCATGACGGCGAGTCCGCCGACCATGTCGCACGGGTGCATGGCGCGCTGATTGCGTTGAGCGATGCGCCCGGCGGCGGGCTCGTGGTTAGCGTGCAATGTCCGGCGTTAAAGGCCGCGTGACGATCGTGCCGTGGTAGCGCGTCAGTCGCGATCGAGATCGTTTTTCAGCATGTCGAGCCGGGTCTGGCCGTCGGTGGTGAAGTGCGTGCCGAAACGCACCAGCCCCTCCTGATGCAGATGGCAAACCATCGTAAAACTCAACAGCATGCCCGGGTCCGTTTCCCAGATGTCGATGTCGATCGCCCTCACGCGCGGCTCGTACTTGAGCACCGTCGCTTCGATCGCATGCCTGAGTTTGTGGGCGGACGAGGGCAGGTGGCGATAGATTTCCGATAGGTCGTCCAGACCATAATCGGGCAGGTGCGCAAGCCCGTTGCGTCGGCTGTTCAGGATGCGCTGGATGTTGTCCTGCACCGAGAGGAGGGTTTGCGTTGCGGCGTCGTAGCCATCGATCCGCGCCCCGTTCGCGAAATGTCCTGTCACCGCTTCAAACAGGCCGGGTCCGCCGCGTGTCATGCCGTCACCTCGGCAGGCGACTCGTCGAACTCGACACCGATGCCGTCTTTATCCGAGTACGCGAGGCGGATCTGGAACGGCGGCTTGCCCGGGCGCGTCGTCGCCTGCGTGTGCTGCGCAGCGATGCGTTCGAGCAGTTCGCGCGACAGCACCGGCAGGATCTGCTGGTCGAGCAGGCTATCGATGTTGCGCGCACCGGAGTCGGGCAGCAGGCAGGCGCGCACGAGTTCAGCGACCAGGGCGTCGTCGCAAGTGAGCGGCACGCCGAAACGCTTATCGATACGTTGGGCGACGTTGTCGAGTTTTATCCGCACGATTTTCGCCAGCGCATCGGCGGACAACTGCCGGTAGACGACCGTTTGGAAGCGGGCCAGCAACGCGGGCTGGAAGTGCTCGACAAGCAATGGGCGGATCGCTTCCATCAGCATGGCGGTGCTCACTTCGCCGCCAGCTTCGGCTACCGCTTCAGTGGCGGCCATGATCTGTTCGCTGCCGAGATTGGATGTCATCACAATGACGGTGTTGCGGAAGTCGATCACACGACCTTCGCCGTCGCGCATGAAGCCCCGGTCGAACACCTGGTAAAACAGGTTCAGCACGTCGCGGTGGGCCTTTTCAACCTCGTCGAGCAGGATCACGCTATAGGGGCGCTGACGTACCGCTTCAGTCAGCACGCCACCCTGGCCGTAGCCGACATAGCCCGGCGGCGACCCTTTCAGTTGCGATACCGTGTGCGCTTCCTGATACTCGGACAGGTTGATCGTGACGAGCGCGCGTTCCCCGCCGAACATCAGATCGGCCAGCGCACGGGCCGTCTCGGTCTTGCCGACCCCAGACGGACCCGCCAGCAAGAATACGCCGAGCGGGGCTTCGTCGGATTTCAGGCCGGCCTTCGACGCGCGCAGGCTTTGACTCACGGCTGCGAGCGCATCGTCCTGCCCAACCACGACCTGCCCGAGTCGCATTTCCAGATCGAGCAGGGCCGCCAGCTCATCCTCAAGCAGGCTGCCCACTGGCACGCCGGTCCAGTCGGCGATGACGCGTGCGATCGCGGCATCGTCGACTTCCGCCTGGATCAGGGCGTCGGTGCCATGTCTGGCAAGTTTGTCGTGTGCGGTCCTGATCTCGTGCTGAAGATCGCGGCGTTCCGATTCGTCCGTCGCCGCTTGCCAACGCTTGCGCAGCGCGACGAGAGCCGTAACGGCTTCTTTCTGGCTGGCATACGCCCCTTTCAGCGCATGAAGATCGCGCGCAAGCAGGATGAGGCGCGCATCGATGGCCGCCAGCCGCTCTCCAACATCGGCCGACGTCGCGCCCTGGTCCTCGAATAGCGCCGTGCGTTCGACGTCGAGCGCGGCCCGTTCTGCATGACAGGCGGACATCGCGACTGGCGTCGCGTCCGTGCTCATGCGGACACGGGCGGCCGCCGTGTCGAGGAGGTCGACGGCCTTGTCGGGCAACTGGCGTCCCGTCAGATAGCGGCGCGACAGACGCACGGCCGCCCCGATTGCGGCATCGGTGATGTGCACGCCGTGGTGTCGAGCGTAGCGGTCCTTCAGGCCACGCAGCATCAGACACGCGTTGTCGTCATCGGGCTCGTCGACCTTGACCATCTGGAAGCGGCGTTCGAGCGCGGCATCCCGTTCAAAGTACTGCTTGTATTCGGACCAGGTGGTCGCGGCGATCGTGCGCAACTCGCCGCGCGCAAGCGCGGGCTTGAGCAGATTCGCCGCGTCGGCGCCCCCCGCGGTATTGCCTGCGCCGATGAGCGTGTGCGCTTCGTCGATGAACAGCAGGATCGGTGTAGGTGACTGCTGGACGGCCTCGATCACGTTCTTCAGGCGCTGTTCGAATTCTCCTTTCACCCCGGCGCCGGCCTGCAGCAGACCAAGATCGAGCGTGAGGACGCTGACGTCGCGGATGACCGCGGGCACATCCCCTTCGGCAATCTTCAGCGCGAGACCTTCGACCAGCGCAGTCTTGCCGACACCGGGATCGCCAACGAGGATCGGATTGTTCTTGCGCCGGCGAGCGAGGATATCGACCATCTGCCGGATCTCGACATCACGGCCAAACACCGGGTCGATCTTGCCTTCGCGCGCTTGGTGGGTGATGTCGATGGTGAAGCGCTTAAGCGCTTCCGACGCCGGTTGCGCGAGTCCGTTTGCCCGGCTAGCCCTTGCGGACGGTTCGCGTTTCGGTTCACCTGGGGCAACGTGTTCGCCGGAGCGTGCAGTAGTGCGGTCCTGCGCATCGACCTCGACGCTTGGCGCTTCGACGGAAGTCCGGTTGAGCTCAGGCGCGAGGCGCTCGATCTGGGTGGCGGATACGGAGAGCAAAGCCCATGCCTCGGGCGCACGTAGCAGATGCGGCGCATCGGTGAGCGCGGCCAGCAGGTGCGCGGAACGGATCGAAGGCGATCCTTCTTCGAGCGAGGCGCGTATCCACGCGGCTTCGATCAGTTGCCCAAGCCGGTGGGACAGCCCGGGTTTTCCGCGCAGTTCATGCGGCAGCCGGTCGATCGCGCCAAGCAGGCCGTTCCAGATGCTGTCGACGTTGAGTTCATAACGGCGCACGATTGCAACCAGATCTCCATCACCCAGCTCAAGGAGTTTGATCAGCCAGTGCTCGATCTCGATGTCCCGGTGAGCCCGGGTTTCGCAGAGACTCGCCGCGTCGGCGAGGGCTTGCGCGCAGTGATCGTTGAGCCGGCGCAGGAAGGGGGAAAGGTCGCGGTTGGTCATGGCGGCAAGCGGCTGAAAAAAGCGCGGGTCCGCATGAGGCGGACCGGAAAAATGGCTGACGCCCGACTAATGAGGAATCGGAAGGGGGGATGCCAGCCTCGGCGTGACGCGCTCCTACGAGCGTTCGTTCCAGCTGTCGGCGTGGATGATGTTGCCATCCTTGTACGACCAGGTGATCTTCTCGTAGCGCAGTTCGACGTCTTCGAGGTGGTTGTGCTTCTCGAATGCCGGATTCTTGATGTCGAGCATCTTCGGGTTGACCGCCACGACCTTCACGTTGTCGAGCTTGGTGTTGAAGTATTCCTTCTCCTTGCCCGCGTCGTCGATCTTGTACCACTTGATTTCGATCGACTTGAGGGTCTGGCCGCTCGTCACCGCCTTGTACAGGTATGGCGTCGACGCGTCAGTTTCCTTTGTGAAGGTGATCGGCAGGTGCACGCGCGTGCCGGTGAGCTTGCCGGTATTGGAATCGGTCGGAATGCTCACGCCGTGATCGAGCGCGACGACTTCAACGCTGCCTTCGCGGCCCTGGACGGTAACCGAGCCCTTGATGTCAGCGCCGCCATCGTCCTTGATCCACATGTATGCGGGAATTGCCATTGCATTACTCCTTCTATGAGCAGGCCGGATGGCCTTGGTTGGTTGAACCGCTGTTATTGCTGTCGCTGCTGTTCAGGCTCACGTGACGTGTGTCCCTGCAGTCGGGAACCAGCGTGATCTCGACCCGCCGGTTCGCCGCGCGTCCTGCGTCAGTGTCGTTTGAGGTCTTGGGACGCGTGTCGCCATACCCCTGGATCGCGAATTGCGTCAGCGCAATCCCCGACGCGTCCGCGAGCCAGTTGCGCACGGATGCGGCGCGCGCCTCGGACAGTTTCAGATTGCTGGCTGGATTGCCAATGGAGTCGGTATGTCCGGCAATCAGCACACGCCTGTCGGCATGTACCTTGATCATGTCCAGTGCGCCGATGAGCGCGCGGTTCGAGCCGGGATTCAGGACTGCGCTACCCGAGCGGAACAACGACATGCTGTCCAGTTCGATCGTGGACGGCGACGCCGGCGGTGGTGGCGGCTGATAGCTGGCAATCAGATCGTTGGCGGGCGGCAGCAACGGGGCGCCCCGGTAGAAGCCCAATCCCAGCCGCGGCGGCACGCCGGAGCGGGCGTAGCGTTCGAGTTCGTCGCGATCGCGCTTGACCGCCTTCAGTGCGTCGATCCGGGCCGCGTCCTGGGTCGGTGCGATGGCTTTATAGCGGGCCATGTCGCCCACCACGCGCTCGACCAGCGCGCGATTTTGCCAGGCCGATGCGGCGGCCGCGGCGCAAAAGCATGCCGCGAGCCACACGAATGCATGCGCGAGAGCACGTGGCAACGCGCGCCGTACCGGCTGAGGTGGGATCCCGCGAATCAGCGGGTCCGGTAGCGGGCAGTGAAGTCGGTTTGGCGCCTGTGATGCATTGGGCGTTGCTGCGCTATAGGCACTCGGGAGAGGCAGTTCGGTGATACGTGCGACAAACTGGCCATACAACGAGTCCACGGCAGGACGGCCCTCGATCGCCGTTACGCCAAACGCCACAGCCAGGAGCGGCGGGGCACCACGTTGAGTATCGACGAGCGCAGGCAGCACCGCTTCAGTTGCCCAGCGCGTGAATGCGTCGAGTCGGGCCGCACGATGAGCTCGCGATCGGCGCTCGTCCGCAATCTCCGGGCTGGACACGCGTGTGTACCGCGCGAGTCGCGCTGCAATGAGGGCTGGCAGATCGCCTGGCTGCAACAGGTCCGCTCCAGACACACCGAACCACGGGCATTCGTCAGGGGTTCCATCGATTTCCCGCGCATACAGCGCGACGCACACGGGTAACGGATAGCCGACTGCGCGGCTCGCCTCGCCGATCGCCGAACGCCAGCGCTTCAATCCTGCCTGCAGTGTCGCGGAGCCCGTGGTCTGATCGGCGGCGAGCAGATACGCGACGGCGTCGGGCCCCTGGCCGTCGCGCCAGCGCTTCAGCGCATCGGCCAGATGCATGAGCCGGTCGGGGTCGTTGTTGCGTACCCAGATGGCGGAGTCGGTGGCGCGGACGAGGTCAGAGCCGAACGAGTCCGCAAGCGCGCTGTCTTGATCGCCGACGGCGAGCACCAGCGGCGTATTGCGTTTGAGGTCGGCGGGAAGCGAACTGAGGGCCGCGTCGATTGCCCTCAATACATGATGCGAGGCTTCACGTCGGGCCCGGCCCCGCTTTGTCGCGATCACGACCGCGATGAGCGCGAGAAAGACCACCAGCACCGCGAAGATCGCGTTCCACCCCGTCGACCAGGGCGAAGACAGCACAAGCCAGATTAGCGCCAGGATCGCGATCCAGACGAAAAGCGTGCGATAGGGATAACCAGTCAAGCGCGGCCCCGTCAATGTGCAATCTCGGCGATCGAGGCAGTGAGCCACTGATCGAACGCCAGGTACACCACGCCCGCTACGACGCAGGAGACGACGACCCAGGCGAGCGGCGACAGGCGGGCGTTCCAGTGGCGCGCGGGCCCCCGTTTGACCACTACCGGGCCCGACGTATCCTGATCGCGGCCGAGGCGCTCGCTGATCGCTC
This genomic interval carries:
- a CDS encoding Outer membrane protein OmpA, which translates into the protein MTGPRLTGYPYRTLFVWIAILALIWLVLSSPWSTGWNAIFAVLVVFLALIAVVIATKRGRARREASHHVLRAIDAALSSLPADLKRNTPLVLAVGDQDSALADSFGSDLVRATDSAIWVRNNDPDRLMHLADALKRWRDGQGPDAVAYLLAADQTTGSATLQAGLKRWRSAIGEASRAVGYPLPVCVALYAREIDGTPDECPWFGVSGADLLQPGDLPALIAARLARYTRVSSPEIADERRSRAHRAARLDAFTRWATEAVLPALVDTQRGAPPLLAVAFGVTAIEGRPAVDSLYGQFVARITELPLPSAYSAATPNASQAPNRLHCPLPDPLIRGIPPQPVRRALPRALAHAFVWLAACFCAAAAASAWQNRALVERVVGDMARYKAIAPTQDAARIDALKAVKRDRDELERYARSGVPPRLGLGFYRGAPLLPPANDLIASYQPPPPPASPSTIELDSMSLFRSGSAVLNPGSNRALIGALDMIKVHADRRVLIAGHTDSIGNPASNLKLSEARAASVRNWLADASGIALTQFAIQGYGDTRPKTSNDTDAGRAANRRVEITLVPDCRDTRHVSLNSSDSNNSGSTNQGHPACS